Proteins from a single region of Drosophila biarmipes strain raj3 chromosome 3R, RU_DBia_V1.1, whole genome shotgun sequence:
- the LOC108027377 gene encoding zinc finger protein rotund isoform X5, which produces MEGRLIEYRPIGGGLDYHHNSPLIGEIPPAGGDYSHAVHRSIDHLRNSLNERVALGPLSVFSNTADLRNSVLSYSQQPHQQSQPPQQQQQQQQQHQQQQHQYQLVPEPKPSITNLESSVASSAVSGSVASSQKHVNDAVVSSSSGSSSTAGTAPTGSTRGRKSRIYPNPNQHIIVTSNSVDNGGIRMQNASLNERNPQNPSAGTAGVGGVTTAAGSANGISSSTSSPHHMTQLDVKDTKIFSSKADLQLHTQIHMREAKPYKCTQCSKAFANSSYLSQHTRIHLGIKPYRCEICQRKFTQLSHLQQHIRTHTGDKPYKCRHPGCQKAFSQLSNLQSHSRCHQTDKPFKCNSCYKCFSDEPSLLEHIPKHKESKHLKTHICQYCGKSYTQETYLTKHMQKHAERTDKRPPIAPGSAAAIAAAAAAAAAGGAGNSANGPPPAPNPAQHQRNNLGLPPVSIAPSDNGYWPKVSPDSAAAANAMEVMHQQQQQQQQQQQQQQQQQQQQAHHHHPQHGVPPQQHVPPQQQQQQQQQQQHHHPQQQPPPQHSMEAHYAQPTAPNGSQSNGHGPELQPHHRMPDPVREDIVSTPSAVGPYDAASITKTTSNSAFTPINSMPPHLNSLSHHPMAQRPYLYDAISFPNKNVNQNNANAFPNQLISLHQIRNYAHQPAGLMAGEHLLGVSVGPGKEKG; this is translated from the exons ATGGAAGGCCGACTGATCGAGTATCGGCCGATAGGTGGTGGCCTGGACTACCACCACAACTCGCCGCTGATCGGGGAGATCCCGCCCGCTGGCGGGGACTACTCCCACGCCGTGCACCGGTCCATCGATCACCTGCGGAACAGCCTCAACGAGCGGGTGGCCCTGGGTCCGCTGAGTGTGTTCTCCAACACGGCCGACCTGAGGAACTCGGTGCTCAGCTACAGCCAGCAGCCCCACCAGCAATCCCAGccaccgcagcagcagcaacagcagcagcagcaacatcagcagcagcaacaccagtaCCAGCTGGTGCCGGAGCCCAAGCCGAGCATCACCAACCTGGAGAGCAGTGTGGCCTCCTCGGCGGTCAGTGGTTCGGTGGCCAGCAGCCAGAAGCACGTCAACGATGCGGtggtcagcagcagcagtgggaGCAGCTCCACCGCGGGTACCGCTCCCACCGGATCCACCAGGGGCCGCAAGTCCCGCATCTATCCCAATCCCAACCAGCACATCATTGTGACCAGCAACAGCGTGGACAACGGCGGCATCCGGATGCAGAATGCCTCCCTGAATGAAAGGAATCCCCAGAATCCTTCTGCGGGAACGGCTGGAGTGGGAGGCGTGACCACGGCAGCAGGATCGGCGAATGGCATCTCGTCCTCCACCAGTTCGCCGCATCACATGACCCAGTTGGACGTAAAGGACACCAAG ATCTTCAGTTCGAAGGCCGACCTGCAGCTGCACACGCAGATCCACATGCGGGAGGCGAAGCCGTACAAGTGCACCCAGTGCTCAAAGGCCTTCGCCAACTCGTCGTATCTATCGCAGCACACGCGGATCCACCTGGGCATCAAGCCGTACCGGTGCGAGATTTGCCAGCGGAAGTTCACGCAGCTCTCGCACCTGCAGCAGCACATCCGGACGCACACGGGCGACAAGCCGTACAAGTGCCGGCATCCCGGCTGCCAGAAGGCCTTCTCGCAGCTCTCCAACCTGCAGTCGCACTCGCGGTGCCACCAGACGGACAAGCCGTTTAAGTGCAACTCCTGCTACAAGTGCTTCTCGGACGAGCCCTCGCTGCTGGAGCACATTCCGAAGCACAAGGAGTCGAAGCACCTGAAGACGCACATCTGCCAGTACTGCGGCAAGTCGTACACCCAGGAGACCTACCTGACCAAGCACATGCAGAAGCACGCGGAGCGGACGGACAAGCGGCCGCCAATTGCGCCGGGCAGTGCTGCTGCCATTGCGgcggccgctgctgctgctgccgccggcGGAGCGGGCAACTCGGCCAACGGACCGCCACCAGCCCCCAATCCCGCCCAGCACCAGCGCAACAACCTGGGCCTGCCGCCCGTCTCCATTGCGCCCAGCGACAACGGCTACTGGCCGAAGGTGAGTCCGGACTCGGCCGCCGCAGCCAATGCCATGGAGGTAatgcaccagcagcagcaacagcagcagcaacagcagcaacaacagcagcagcaacagcagcagcaggcccaCCACCACCATCCGCAGCACGGAGTCCCGCCGCAGCAACATGTCccgccccagcagcagcaacagcaacaacagcagcagcaacaccaccatccgcagcagcagccgccccCGCAGCACAGCATGGAGGCCCACTACGCACAGCCGACGGCGCCCAACGGATCCCAGAGCAACGGACACGGTCCGGAGTTACAGCCCCATCATCGGATGCCCGATCCCGTGCGCGAAGATATAG TTTCGACCCCCAGTGCCGTGGGCCCCTACGACGCCGCGTCCATAACGAAAACCACCAGCAACTCGGCCTTCACGCCGATCAACTCCATGCCGCCGCACTTGAACTCGCTGAGCCACCACCCGATGGCCCAGCGCCCCTATCTCTACGATGCCATCAGCTTCCCGAACAAGAACGTGAACCAGAACAACGCCAACGCGTTCCCCAACCAGCTGATCTCGCTCCACCAGATCCGGAACTACGCCCACCAGCCGGCGGGTCTGATGGCGGGGGAGCACCTGCTGGGCGTGAGCGTGGGGCCTGGGAAGGAGAAGGGATAG
- the LOC108027377 gene encoding zinc finger protein rotund isoform X6, protein MKILSCVSPNCLKLEAIKMLFSQVQQQIFSSKADLQLHTQIHMREAKPYKCTQCSKAFANSSYLSQHTRIHLGIKPYRCEICQRKFTQLSHLQQHIRTHTGDKPYKCRHPGCQKAFSQLSNLQSHSRCHQTDKPFKCNSCYKCFSDEPSLLEHIPKHKESKHLKTHICQYCGKSYTQETYLTKHMQKHAERTDKRPPIAPGSAAAIAAAAAAAAAGGAGNSANGPPPAPNPAQHQRNNLGLPPVSIAPSDNGYWPKVSPDSAAAANAMEVMHQQQQQQQQQQQQQQQQQQQQAHHHHPQHGVPPQQHVPPQQQQQQQQQQQHHHPQQQPPPQHSMEAHYAQPTAPNGSQSNGHGPELQPHHRMPDPVREDIVSTPSAVGPYDAASITKTTSNSAFTPINSMPPHLNSLSHHPMAQRPYLYDAISFPNKNVNQNNANAFPNQLISLHQIRNYAHQPAGLMAGEHLLGVSVGPGKEKG, encoded by the exons ATGAAAATTCTATCTTGTGTCTCtccaaattgtttaaaattagaaGCGATAAAGATGCTCTTCAGCCAGGTTCAGCAGCAG ATCTTCAGTTCGAAGGCCGACCTGCAGCTGCACACGCAGATCCACATGCGGGAGGCGAAGCCGTACAAGTGCACCCAGTGCTCAAAGGCCTTCGCCAACTCGTCGTATCTATCGCAGCACACGCGGATCCACCTGGGCATCAAGCCGTACCGGTGCGAGATTTGCCAGCGGAAGTTCACGCAGCTCTCGCACCTGCAGCAGCACATCCGGACGCACACGGGCGACAAGCCGTACAAGTGCCGGCATCCCGGCTGCCAGAAGGCCTTCTCGCAGCTCTCCAACCTGCAGTCGCACTCGCGGTGCCACCAGACGGACAAGCCGTTTAAGTGCAACTCCTGCTACAAGTGCTTCTCGGACGAGCCCTCGCTGCTGGAGCACATTCCGAAGCACAAGGAGTCGAAGCACCTGAAGACGCACATCTGCCAGTACTGCGGCAAGTCGTACACCCAGGAGACCTACCTGACCAAGCACATGCAGAAGCACGCGGAGCGGACGGACAAGCGGCCGCCAATTGCGCCGGGCAGTGCTGCTGCCATTGCGgcggccgctgctgctgctgccgccggcGGAGCGGGCAACTCGGCCAACGGACCGCCACCAGCCCCCAATCCCGCCCAGCACCAGCGCAACAACCTGGGCCTGCCGCCCGTCTCCATTGCGCCCAGCGACAACGGCTACTGGCCGAAGGTGAGTCCGGACTCGGCCGCCGCAGCCAATGCCATGGAGGTAatgcaccagcagcagcaacagcagcagcaacagcagcaacaacagcagcagcaacagcagcagcaggcccaCCACCACCATCCGCAGCACGGAGTCCCGCCGCAGCAACATGTCccgccccagcagcagcaacagcaacaacagcagcagcaacaccaccatccgcagcagcagccgccccCGCAGCACAGCATGGAGGCCCACTACGCACAGCCGACGGCGCCCAACGGATCCCAGAGCAACGGACACGGTCCGGAGTTACAGCCCCATCATCGGATGCCCGATCCCGTGCGCGAAGATATAG TTTCGACCCCCAGTGCCGTGGGCCCCTACGACGCCGCGTCCATAACGAAAACCACCAGCAACTCGGCCTTCACGCCGATCAACTCCATGCCGCCGCACTTGAACTCGCTGAGCCACCACCCGATGGCCCAGCGCCCCTATCTCTACGATGCCATCAGCTTCCCGAACAAGAACGTGAACCAGAACAACGCCAACGCGTTCCCCAACCAGCTGATCTCGCTCCACCAGATCCGGAACTACGCCCACCAGCCGGCGGGTCTGATGGCGGGGGAGCACCTGCTGGGCGTGAGCGTGGGGCCTGGGAAGGAGAAGGGATAG
- the LOC108026999 gene encoding GTPase-activating protein RacGAP84C, with product NRQLVHIRAISASESQAPSVRFYLLANRPTMQNRRRLLREYRSYDDLSEHFRMFGSQSLDSLQDRVDMNPSGSDGISTDGLDYYQSCSQSHSGLLREHNFKVKSYYYKVGNCVHCRKRIRFAMASLRCRACPLRCHIACCRQLTVNCIPQPQMTAKRGNLSDYAPRVAPMVPALIVHCVTEIEARGLQQEGLYRVSSTREKCKRLRRKLLRGKSTPHLGNKDTHTLCCCVKDFLRQLSHPLIPIYHRRHFEEATRLEDPLAVEMAVYLAVLELQQAHRDTLAYLMLHWQRVAESPAVRMTVNNLAVIFAPTLFGDLDLTLENVVIWQRVLKVLLLLPPAFWAQFLEVHPLPTPLGSTYDFEERYHQGHWDHSSNLGWTSVKTYFRSMANLSSTNL from the exons AATCGCCAGCTTGTGCACATTCGTGCGATTAGTGCCTCTGAAAGCCAGGCGCCTTCAGTCCGATTTTATTTGCTGGCCAATCGTCCCACAATGCAGAACAGGCGGAGGCTTTTGCGGGAGTACAGATCCTACGATGATCTCAGCGAGCACTTCCGAATGTTCGGGTCGCAGTCCCTGGACTCTCTGCAGGATCGTGTGGATATGAACCCCAGTGGCAGCGATGGCATCTCCACCGACGGACTGGACTACTACCAGAGCTGCTCTCAGTCCCATTCGGGGCTGCTGAGGGAGCACAACTTCAAGGTGAAGTCCTACTACTACAAAGTGGGCAATTGCGTACACTGCAGAAAGAG GATCCGCTTCGCCATGGCCAGCCTGCGGTGCCGGGCGTGTCCGCTCCGCTGCCACATCGCCTGCTGTCGCCAGCTGACGGTGAACTGCATTCCACAGCCCCAAATGACCGCGAAGCGTGGTAATCTCAGCGATTATGCGCCCCGGGTGGCGCCCATGGTGCCGGCCCTAATTGTCCATTGTGTCACTGAGATCGAGGCGCGGGGCCTGCAGCAGGAGGGGCTCTACCGGGTGTCCTCGACGCGGGAAAAGTGCAAGCGGCTGCGGCGGAAGCTGCTGCGTGGCAAGTCCACGCCGCACTTGGGCAACAAGGACACCCACACACTGTGCTGTTGTGTGAAGGACTTCCTTCGCCAGTTATCACATCCTCTGATACCCATTTACCATCGGAGGCATTTCGAGGAGGCCACGCGGCTGGAAGATCCCTTGGCCGTCGAGATGGCGGTCTATCTGGCGGTCCTCGAGCTGCAGCAGGCCCACAGGGACACGCTGGCCTACCTGATGCTCCACTGGCAAAGAGTGGCGGAAAGCCCAGCCGTCCGCATGACGGTGAACAATCTGGCCGTGATCTTTGCCCCAACTCTCTTCGGGGATCTGGACCTGACCCTCGAAAATGTGGTCATCTGGCAGCGGGTTCTGAAGGTGCTGCTCCTCTTGCCCCCTGCATTTTGGGCCCAGTTCCTGGAGGTCCATCCGCTGCCCACTCCCTTGGGCAGTACCTATGACTTCGAGGAGCGGTACCATCAGGGGCACTGGGACCACTCGTCGAATCTGGGATGGACTTCCGTTAAGACCTACTTTAGATCTATG GCAAACCTCAGCAGCACTAACCTGTAG